A genomic stretch from Aedes albopictus strain Foshan chromosome 2, AalbF5, whole genome shotgun sequence includes:
- the LOC109405893 gene encoding uncharacterized protein LOC109405893 has product MGLATSSITLLVLCFAAVGRCDLPHYVVYKSFFTALYECGEYLQVDNVTLDQYIYYGYPSIPEVKRLIHCAMVNVGAWNDYRGVRNNVFRYFFQPNALDTEYEQRTQLCLDSICPNEIDQNYRAFETFSCYYRQFGRLIKDDVFNPAEPLEFFQLLQFVRLTLNISPEKVAQFAAGNFLDDPVFKQALFIGALRVGAYSWDRGYLFDASYAQYNVPEIISPCTRKCVEDVTAQYCSADKMEQVYQIYKQCLHTFLDPLLQGMFQSVISGRICEQAVLF; this is encoded by the coding sequence ATGGGCTTGGCGACTTCTTCGATCACCCTGCTAGTGCTGTGCTTTGCGGCAGTGGGACGATGTGACCTGCCTCACTATGTCGTGTATAAGAGTTTCTTCACGGCCCTGTACGAATGCGGTGAATACCTCCAGGTGGACAACGTAACCTTGGATCAGTACATCTACTACGGTTATCCCAGTATTCCGGAAGTGAAACGTCTGATACATTGTGCCATGGTCAACGTGGGAGCCTGGAATGACTACAGAGGCGTGAGAAATAACGTGTTCCGGTATTTCTTCCAACCGAACGCATTGGATACCGAGTACGAGCAGCGAACGCAGCTTTGCCTGGATAGTATCTGCCCGAACGAGATCGACCAAAACTATCGAGCTTTCGAAACCTTTAGCTGCTACTACAGGCAGTTTGGCCGTCTGATTAAGGATGATGTATTCAATCCCGCGGAACCTCTGGAGTTCTTCCAGCTTCTTCAATTTGTTCGACTCACTCTGAACATTTCTCCCGAGAAGGTGGCCCAGTTTGCAGCTGGCAATTTCCTAGATGATCCAGTGTTCAAGCAGGCGCTCTTCATCGGAGCCCTTCGAGTCGGAGCATACAGTTGGGACAGGGGCTATCTGTTTGATGCCAGCTACGCGCAGTACAATGTTCCAGAGATCATTTCTCCGTGTACCAGGAAGTGCGTTGAGGATGTGACTGCTCAATACTGCAGTGCCGATAAGATGGAGCAGGTGTATCAAATCTACAAGCAGTGCTTGCATACGTTCTTGGACCCACTGTTACAGGGCATGTTCCAGTCGGTGATAAGTGGTAGAATCTGTGAACAAGCGGTACTCTTCTAG